Part of the Aureitalea marina genome, ATGAGCACACGGGAATTAGAGATAAAATTGGTGGAAGAAATTTCACCTTATGTAAACGAACCGGTAGTTGCCGTTCGTTTGGTCAATTACAAAGTTACCGTGCTTGGTGAAGTGAAAAATCCCGGAACGATAACAGCCTCTGAAGAGCGACTAACAATTCCTCAGGCATTAGGCTATGCTGGAGATTTGACCATAAATGGGAGTAGGGAAGATGTTGTCCTGGTTCGTCAAACGGAAGATGGTTACATTACACACAATCTGGATCTAACACAAGATGATCTATATATGTCACCCTATTTCTACCTCAATCAGAACGATATGATTTACGTCCGACCAAATGGTGCTAAGGTGAAAAGTGCAGGTTTCGTTGGGAACGTAGGCGCGGTTCTTGGAGTTGTTTCACTAGCTCTTACCATTACAATATTATTAACCAACAATTAAATGGAAGAATCATTAAATTCACTCTTCGAGGAGCGCTCCTTCAATTTCAAAAAAGAAGTCGGCTATTACCTTTTCTTTTGGCCCTACTTCTTGATGGCAATAGTCCTTTGTTTGATCGGATCCTTCATTTATTTGCGCTATCAGACTCCTATCTACTCCGCCCAGTCTCAAATTCAGATTAAAGAGGGAAAGGATGACGCCTCTACATTCTTGGCTCAGAACCTTCAGTTATTTAATAGTAGCCGGATCAAAATGGTCAATGAGATAGGTGTTATTACTTCTGGTTTTATTCTAGGCCAAGTTGTAGATCGGTTGGATCTGCAAACCCGTATTTTTTCAGTGGGTTCGATCCGGGAATCATTGCAAGACCAAGAGTTTTTGCCATTTAAGGTTAATTTTCATGATAGGAAGGAGTTAGGTAGGTTTGAAGTCACAGTAGAAAACGGGGAGGTTAACATCATCCAGGGTGAATCGGTCACAAAACTGCCTCAGAACAATGCCATGGTTACAGATAAGTTTTCTTTGATCTGGATCGACACCTTAACAAAAGAAGACAAGGAGTACCGGATTGTACATGTATCCAGAGAAAATGCAATCGCTCAATTGAAAAATACGTTATCGGTATTACCTGCCTACAAGGGTAGTGAAATCATCGATT contains:
- a CDS encoding polysaccharide biosynthesis/export family protein; translated protein: MRTISRTLLVLLIAATVISCVSKKEIYYMQEVPENLKTVPFENLTIQKGDILNIQVAALNPESVAMFNKTPQTQLGNVETLKYSGYLVDELGEIKVPYIGSIRVTDMSTRELEIKLVEEISPYVNEPVVAVRLVNYKVTVLGEVKNPGTITASEERLTIPQALGYAGDLTINGSREDVVLVRQTEDGYITHNLDLTQDDLYMSPYFYLNQNDMIYVRPNGAKVKSAGFVGNVGAVLGVVSLALTITILLTNN